The DNA window TGAAAAATATGCtgaagaagtaaaattttcttggaAGCAAACTGGTTGCACATTCATGTCTGATTCATGGACTGACTTGAAGAAGCGGTCTTTTCTTAATGTGATTGCTTATTCCCCGGGTGGTGCTCTCTTTTTGAAGTCAGATGAGTGTTCTCATGCTAGATTGACTGCTtcttatatatttgatattcttgacagagagattcaaagtaTTGGCCCAAATTTAGTGGTTCAGCTAATTTCAGACAATGCATCCAATTATTCAAGTGCACTTGATATGCTTACTGGAAAGTATCGTTGGTTGTTTAAGACTCGATGTGCAGCCCATGGTATCAATCTAATGTTGAAGGATATCTATGAAAAGGTTTTTTGGgttcaagaaatttttgatgaggcgaaaagaattattgactacttgtacaagtcaataattgtcttacagttgatgaggagtttcacaaacaaggatctaaaatatccttgcaaaactagatttgcttcaaactttttaatgcttcagtcaattgttgaagtggaagagaagcTTAGACTCCTAGTTGCATCAGCTGAGTGGAGGAGTCTAAGAAATTCGAGATCTTTTGAAGCAGATCGAGTAGTGGACACTATTCAAAGGGAGTCGTTTTGGaatgattcaaaagagattttgagatttatggaACCAATCATTCGAGTTCTCCGTTtggttgatggtgatggggctACATCAGGGTATTTGTATGAAGCAATAGAAAGAGCAAGAGAGGTATTGGAGAAGCTTTATGAGGCAGACCACCGGTAtgaccaaattttgaaaatctttgacaatagaagagatgaaaatattttgggTATCATTCACTATGCAGCTGCTGTTTTCAACCCCActtatttttttagtgaaagatTCAAAAAGATTCCTCAAATGAAAGATGCAACAGATTTCATTGGTGAGATAGTGGTTCCAcaagatgagaggagagaatattatGGACAACTGGCAGTATACCACATGAAGTCTAACACTCTTTTTACTCCCAGTgccaagatgatgatggaaactagtcatcctcgtaagtgtaataattactttctttttaaaatttttagtttattgtttcttatgtaaaaattacttgtcatttaaaattgtttatttatatatatatatttttgccAATGACAGGGGTTTGGTGGCATATACAAGGTGATGCTATTCCTATCTTACAGAAGTATGCCATTCGAATATTGAGCCAACCATGTAGTTCTTCGgcttgtgagagaaattggagtgcCTGGGATGCAGCACAAACCAAAAAGAGGAATAGATTGTCAGCAACGATGTTAGATGATTTAGTCTATGTGAGAATGAATTCGTTGATGATGGAAAAAAGGGGTGAACTTGAACAGAAAAACATGTTACCCATTAATCTTGACAATATTAGTGTCAATGATTTTGATCAGAGCATTGAGGACGTTGATAAAGAGCTAGAGAGATTgttggatgatgtggatgatagcATTGCTGAAGACTTGCTATTTGGTGCAAGTGTTAGTTTTACTGAGAGCGAGACTCAACCCCCAGATAGTATATAATGATTTAGTTGAGTACTTAAGTTATGGTGATGTAATAACTATTGTTAtgcttttgtggatgttttgctttatttataatagtttttccttttaagcatgAATGATGGAATTAGGTGAGTCATGGACTCATGGATTGAATGAagtgattttgaacttttatgtTCCTACAGGATAATTGGTAGAAGCATTAAAACATGCATTAGAAATTGAATTActataaccattgcttccatcactcaatgacaaatttttcctagttttttttactgtattgtatatttgaactacaataattttctctttttaggtgtacatatcaagttaattacttaataaataaaatagatacaataaattataaaaataacatccaaattttttgcccgacttttatttttgtactcgaataattcccgaatccgaatccgaatccgaatccgatttttattttgtccgcttttttgaccgcttttttgacctaacccttaaattaaccaatcgaattattccgaataattcttcggccgaataattcccgaatccgaatttgctaattATGGTAaagatacctctattcaaaccaaaagaacttgaaggttcacattgaagagatggttcttgaagcttcaaagacagaaggtcaagagatagaagattcaactgaagagttctacattgaagagagcatagcaGACAAGactgaaaccatggaagaagactccggtgaaggattctacattgaagagagcacaAAAAAGAAGACtaaagatgtggaagatgaggtagtgattgaaagaactccacaagtctttgagattcatgatgaaaaggaagcgtttgttccaatccttgatgagaaggttaccaacattgacgactctatgcacacgacattcacagttggtattgattcagaggttgagcatatagagtttattatgccatcatggttctttgaagagaaagctccacaccttgaagactaccttccaaaagtctacaagcaaccagaattttgtttgggaatggttaaagctgctacgcacatgttgtttcctccttatcactacaaaattcgaggacgaattttttcaagatgggaaGAATTGacgcagattaattaccaaaataggcttgttttattaagaataagcatagggttgggttccatatatgttgggcctttgatcccatgtgttttgagtgtaatagaccacttttatgggtctaaaagggggggtctaagattgaatacgggtttactagttagtttccattttcattagtttcctttttagttgggcttgatttgagttatatttgtttctttaggagtcaagttattaattgagtcaagtcattagtagttagtttcctttttcaactagtttctaatttcagttagtttctaattttagtttttagtaactattttattaggagaatatttggtttcctttttgagaaccttctattttgtaatttcctcccccattaacattataaataaagaagaggaggctcctaaaagcctagaacgatttatgcttaaaaaaaaaagactcttgTTTCTGTCGCTGGCTTCGATGACtattccttgtgtttgatcaaggcctagggattggtgtttgatccaatcgacactctgcggcgagaagtccgagtgggttgctattattttctggttttctttattgTGTTATTGTTGTTTAATGTGGGCAAGACTTATTGCTGCTGTTATTGCTCTGCAACTCAGGTAGGAGAACTAATCTACTGTTAAGTTCAGATCTGAGTTTTTTTCCAGAATTCTCCAAGTATCGACTACTCTTACTAGGCTATCTAGCCATCGGATTGAGCTCCCTTTTGGATCGAGTGTCCCCCCTGTTGGAAGGGAGGTTCGATCCTAATTTCATGCCCATCAGACCAGGGGATGGTCTGGTCTGGTTAGTTCTCTGATTCTGGTCGATTGTGCTTCTGCACAGAACTGAGTTCTGTTTTGGTTGTTCTGTCCCTGTGGTGTTGTTACTGAGTATGGTCTGTTTTAATACTCTATTTTCTGCTATTGAATTGTCTTCAGTTGGTATGATATCTGATTTCTGAAAATCTGAGTTCTGAGTCAAAATTTCTGATTTACAAAGGGCTGTTCGATTCCTAtttctggactgttgtttgtTGTTTACTTTTGGGGTGCTTAGTGGCTGTTCTTTTgactaaaagttcctgcagttggaTTAGTTTGAGTTTTCAAACTTATTCCTACATTAGCTAATCTGTCAGCAATAGAATACAGGATCTTTGCAGCTAGGCTTCTTATGTAATGGGATATTCGTAGATGACACACAAGCTCTGGCAGAATAAAATAGTGCTGGTCTGTTGCTGGCCGAAGTTCAAGTGGAGTAATCCAGCTAACAGTTTCCGTCAGGTCACCCTCCACCTCTGAGACCACTCTTAACAAGTACAATAGATGAAGCTTAATTTGGGACATCCTTTGGGCACATGCATTGGCACGATTTCACTTTGAGTGCATTTATTGGGTAAAAATAGTAGGATCTTCATCTGGaacattcttttcttctcttttgaacAACTTTATGTTCATCCATCAGCTTCTTAGAGACTTTTGATTCTTGGGCTTTGTGTTGTCTACTTTGTTTCTGCTTTTAAACTTTCAGTTGTTGCTTCTTTCTTGTCCCACCTCTCAGGTTCCATAACAGTTATATCCAAACACTCTTACCTTAAACTACATCCTTCTGATATTCTGTTGATGATGCACTTCAATTAACATTCGAAAACTGGTTCAGATTGAAGCATCAAGTCGTTAATTTAATTGCTAATTTCTTTTGGCTTCCCCTGAACTTGCTCTTCGACAGTCCTTGAAGGAACAGCATCTTTATTTGATTCGGTACTTCCTCTTCAATCTTGTCCTTAGTTGGTTGCATCTCAGGGACAGATAACAAAGGTATTTTTGTGGGTTGCAACTGCCGAAAACCCAATGCAAGGCTTCCTTAATAGGACATGATATGTTGCTATCGGAACAATTGTGTACAGTGTACATTAGGTCCATTCCAGTAGGACCCATAAAAACAGGTTGATTGTTGCATTGATGGCCACTGAATGCTCCATGAATACCAACTTGTTCAGTTTAATCAAGGAACTCCCTCAAAGAAGTTATGCTCAAGGAAAGGCTAAAGGAGCTCCTATCAGAGGCAAGAGATGGTCCCAAACTCCATTGTAAAGTAAGATTAGATGAAACAAATGGTTGGTTGATCTGccataaaaaaatgacattCAACATTTGGGGGAAGGAGGATCCTATTTCTGTTATGTTTTTTCTGTATGTATTGACTTTTATATGGTTTACTTCCTTAGAACAAGTGTCATACAGTTATGTTTTTGGGGATTGGAGTTGTAAGTTAACTTGGAAGGCTGGAGGAGTTGGGGGCTGGGTGCGGTTAGACTTCCCCTTCATATTCTATTCAAGTTCCTTGAAATAAAAGCATTTCTGGGCAACCAGTTTATGAAGTGGCTTGTTATAGCCCAACTTCCCACAGTTCCACTCTAATCCTTATAAGGACCTGGTACAAACTCATCTTATGACCTTCCCTTTAGAACTCAGCAGAGAATAAGGGTGTGGACATCAATTACATTGTGTAGTTACTTTCCACCAGAGCTCCTCCCGTTGCTCTCTCTATAGCAGCCCTGCATTTTATCTCATACAATGAGATCGGTTTTGTCATGTTCTTCGCAGGGAAGGTAAGGGTGCCCGTCTGCTGTCTGAGAGTCCCCACCATTTTCTTGGATAGGTATATAATTTGAAGCTTTTGTGCAGAAATATTGAGACTAAACTAATTGATTTGGTTGGAAAAAATGTGCAGCAATCTCCTGTTGAATGTATTATTCGTCCATGTTTCTGAAtgcatttatatttttaaacttGTTTAATTGGTTTTATTGACAGAAAGATTCCTGAAGACCCGCAAAATCCGAGAAGCAGAGGAGGCTGCTCGTAGGTCAAGAATAACCAAGGTGCTGGGAAGCCTCCTCTTTCATATGATAATAACATTTTAAAGAACACTTTTAGTCTGCATTGTCAGTTGTCATAAATTCTCGATCATCATGAATGTTCTCTTGATCCTATTCTCGAATGTGAGAATTTCCGCCCGTTTGCTCAATTTCTGACAACAACATACTAACATGTTCCTTCCCTTCCAACTCATTTAGATTGTGCAATGCCACCTTCTTGTTACTCAAAAACAACTGTGACCAATGAGAttatcccccaaaaaaaaaagaaaaaaaaatgtcagtCTTAGATAAAATATAACAATTACTTTCTCCtgtaatcatagttgtcacggtgtccAGGCGACCCAAGATGTAGGAGCTTAGATGGGGCCTTGACGTCTAGGCGACACTAACAAGACACCCTTCCAGCAAAAGGCGTCGCCTTGTCAACTATGCCTGCAGTGAATCAGAATCTCCTAATTAATATACAATTTTTGTATGACATCTTCAATTATATACTTAATTTTCCTATTCTTGTTTTGTCACACAGTATGTTGTTTTCCTGTCTCTTGATGTAGGCAATAATTCGGGTACGCTTCCCTGATAATTGCACATTAGAGGTGAAGTTCCATCCATCAGAGACTTTGCAAAGTTTAATTGATCTTCTCATGAAAGTGATTGCTAGACCAGACCTACCATTTTATATATGTAAGAATTATCTAATTCATGTCCTTTAAATATCTGAACACCCATTATGTTTTTGTTAAATATGCTGAAGGCCTGACTGATTCTTCTGTGTAGATACAACTCCTCCAAAAAAGCGAATGGTGGACATGTCTCAGGATTTCTACTCTGCTGGCTTTGTTCCTGGTGCAATTGTATATTTCTCATATGATCTGCAGAAAGgttagttgggacaaggcttagGTGAGCTATGTACAGTAAAGGCCAGTGTCTGCTCTCTGATTGCTTTGATAATCATTTTAACATTTACGCATTCAAATTCAGTCCTGGGTGCCTAATTCTCAAGTGGCATTAATTGGCAAAAACTTGTCAGTCTTTAAATGATTCACAGATTCAAGCATCTACCAGGGGTGCACCCTTGTGGTATTTGTGTTGACTGAACCCGAGTACTTAAACATTTAAAATTGGGTAATCAGTCTTTTTCTGAGTAACAACCTTCAATCTTCTTTAATTGGACTGCTTTCAAAGTATTGGAATGATTATACTGAATTTAGTTATGTGCATAACGTTCAGTGTTTAAAGATGCACATTGTCGTGATCTTGCTGGAGAATAACTTTTGTCCAGTATTATAATATACCACGTTCCTTATTTGCATCTGCTTCTGAAGAGTCATAGTCATCTATTCATGAATAACTATATAATGTGGTAATGTGATGTATTGTGTTGGTGCTTTCCTGCTTAATCTTGTCAACTTGCTCTGCCATTTTACTGTTTCAGGGTCTGATCATTATCTGCTTTTAAATATGGGCTCCCTTACTTTTTCTACCACTTCAACCAAGTCGTTTCCACCTTCCTTTGTCTCTTTGAATTATCTATTTTCATACATTTTCACTGCTCCTAGATGAATTGTTCATTTTAAATGTAAACTTTGCCTGTCAAATCAACATTGTCTTACATTAATATtcatattttaccaaaaaaaaaaaaaacataaatattcatattgtaacaatgaatattttttatacaTCTATCATATTTGTGCTTGTGCAAATGGTTTGCCTCTAACAGCCATCAAGCTTTATGCACGCCATACCGAACCtgatgagggaaaaaaaaaaaaggatattacCTGGTGCTGGTCCTGCCTATTTGGGTTTGGGAGGGGTGAGTTTGGAGCCAGTCCTAACTTTTTGGCATTTTTGCATAAAGTGGCTGCCCGAACCTTCTACCATTGCTCTAAACAATGGGCTACACAACAtcaaaaatcccaacccaatacacATAATGCAACTTTTGAGGAGAATCAAAAGGTTGAGTTAGATTTTAGGGCTAAAAAAAGGCAGTTTTAATTCTGATTGGTTATTTTAGTGGATAGGATCATGATCTAATCCCGATACAAATGTACTTGGATGTACTTATAGTTGATTGTATTTTATTTAGCTTCTATGTGGGATAGGTCTTTATAAATGGATTGGATGGTCCATATGGATACCCTTTCTTGTTCAGGTAAATGCTTTTCCAATTGTTATCATTATGTTCATTAcacttcttatttttattgattctttTCGGAAAGACATCTATGAAAAATCTATTGAGTATCTGGTAGCTTatgttttttgtcttttgagTTGACAAATAAAAAGCCAAAGGCAACTTTTAATgccattattatatttttattttaattgaattGTACATATTCTCATTTGATCCAATTGTGACTTGTGAGCCCCTCGTACAATTAGATGGTCTGTATGTATCTGTGAGTTATTTTATGACTGAAGATTTATCAACTCTGATGTAATTCGTAGTAAATATCCATCATCTCCTTATCTTTGTTTGGGTTGTTATGTACCACAGCTCTTATGTATTGGATGTAATGACTCCTACTTACAAGATCATTATATCTAGAAAATGATTGGATTCTAAAATTTCGCTTCACATATGGATTGTTTAGGGGACAATGCTGCAGAAACTTCAGCCCCCTTTCTTCGAGATGAGATCATGTGCCTCAAGGGTCTGGATGTACTTCTGGAACAGGTTGAATCTGTCCAATCTGCAGTGGAAACTGCAGTGGTGGAACCATCTCCTGTTGTTCAAGAACGTAAAGCTGTTGAGAAGAAACCTGTTAAGCCAAAATGGCTCAAAATGTGACACAGCCTATTGCATATGtgagattcttctttttctgttttttactttgtctttattttagttttaaGCAATTTTTATTCTTGTATCTGGAGTCTGGGCACCAGTTCTTTTGGTGGTCCACATAGCCAAAGCTTGATTGGGTATTTTCTACCAAGTGGTAGCTCATTGGCACTCGGAGTAGGGTCCATACATAGCCCTAGTCACCTCTACTTATGAGGAAAATTACAGCCCAAAATATTTCTAGGTGGTAATTGAACTTTGAAAATTTGTGTGCTGGCTGAATGCAATGGGAGGAGAATCCCAATTCCTGGGGCAAATGGCTGATTTGGCTATAGAATTTTATAGATGGCCTATCTAGGGAGTGTCCTATTGTTGAAATGGCAATATCACCCCTTCACATGTCTCAGGGCCTCGGCCATAGGGGCAAGCACATGTCTTGGCTAGGTTGACCATCTAAAAGCCGtttatacatttttctttttcttctcttttcgtTTGTGTTATGCAGCTAAATAGTCTTAAACCTGAATTTTTGTGTTCCAATTTAATCCTGcaatattctattttttgttttttgttcgCTTAATAATACGAGTTTTCAACTGTGGCAGGTGTATACGGGATGTACTTGCTTTGCTTCTGTAGCATAAATAAATGGTTACAAAGGTCATTTGGTCGAGAAAGAGCTACCAGGAAAATCAAAACTGTAAGGTGTTGAAGACAAAGGggatggtttttcttttcttttctctcttttttttttttaatttctcattGATTTAAATCAGCTTATTTGATGTTTAGGTGGGGAATCATAACTTTAATACAAAATTCTATTCCTCCATGCTGAATCAGATTTCATATCATTAAACCATTTTGTCAATTTTAGCCCTATTTGTTAGTTTTAAATTTTCCTCTACTTGTTAATTAACTAAgaattattgaaaaaaagataaaatgaagAGTACCAGCAAACCCACCTTCCATACTTTTCTATTTAAATCACGGCTGGCCGTCTGATGCTCGCCGCACGGCCTCACCCGTGGCAGAGGATCATCgccccttttctatttttcagtttTCAACCCATACCCAAAAATCCCTAGTTTTCAACCCCATTTCAAATCTT is part of the Macadamia integrifolia cultivar HAES 741 chromosome 9, SCU_Mint_v3, whole genome shotgun sequence genome and encodes:
- the LOC122088444 gene encoding plant UBX domain-containing protein 1-like (The sequence of the model RefSeq protein was modified relative to this genomic sequence to represent the inferred CDS: added 85 bases not found in genome assembly), which codes for MTVNDDESDDSNEFTVEDYYRILSTRKEERFLKTRKIREAEEAARRSRITKAIIRVRFPDNCTLEVKFHPSETLQSLIDLLMKVIARPDLPFYIYTTPPKKRMVDMSQDFYSAGFVPGAIVYFSYDLQKGDNAAETSAPFLRDEIMCLKGLDVLLEQVESVQSAVETAVVEPSPVVQERKAVEKKPVKPKWLKM
- the LOC122088632 gene encoding uncharacterized protein LOC122088632; translation: MGRQKEKFWQHAEQLDSSHFKCKFCEKQVFGGVTRLKYHLAKVSGHDVASCEKVSDDVQAEALLAINSESSSKKRKSCTSGESMVGSSPLTPLTSQRQSTMEEMIPKMDKSTWEKSLRDLFIKNNISFNVVQSDAFINFVKCTARYGPSVPIPSYGTLRGRIIPEARKDLEKYAEEVKFSWKQTGCTFMSDSWTDLKKRSFLNVIAYSPGGALFLKSDECSHARLTASYIFDILDREIQSIGPNLVVQLISDNASNYSSALDMLTGKYRWLFKTRCAAHGINLMLKDIYEKVFWVQEIFDEAKRIIDYLYKSIIVLQLMRSFTNKDLKYPCKTRFASNFLMLQSIVEVEEKLRLLVASAEWRSLRNSRSFEADRVVDTIQRESFWNDSKEILRFMEPIIRVLRLVDGDGATSGYLYEAIERAREVLEKLYEADHRYDQILKIFDNRRDENILGIIHYAAAVFNPTYFFSERFKKIPQMKDATDFIGEIVVPQDERREYYGQLAVYHMKSNTLFTPSAKMMMETSHPRVWWHIQGDAIPILQKYAIRILSQPCSSSACERNWSAWDAAQTKKRNRLSATMLDDLVYVRMNSLMMEKRGELEQKNMLPINLDNISVNDFDQSIEDVDKELERLLDDVDDSIAEDLLFGASVSFTESETQPPDSI